One region of Gigantopelta aegis isolate Gae_Host chromosome 7, Gae_host_genome, whole genome shotgun sequence genomic DNA includes:
- the LOC121377222 gene encoding indolethylamine N-methyltransferase-like translates to MNGERQNESASAREEETRTKVKDIFFVDLLSDSWPELSSQEPYDVIITSRCLEVTAPTIDVYHSIVERLVALLQPNGCLVIVGVLGESFYKVGDKNFYCLPLTESDAKEICTRCNLDLLHWESIKLEMANPTTQSDFEGNFTMVGKKVKRQ, encoded by the exons ATGAATggagaacgtcaaaa TGAAAGCGCCAGTGCAAGGGAAGAGGAAACTAGGACGAAGGTGAAGGACATATTTTTCGTCGACCTTCTTTCAGACTCCTGGCCAGAGCTGTCGTCCCAGGAACCATATGACGTCATAATCACGTCTCGGTGTTTGGAAGTCACGGCGCCGACGATCGACGTGTACCACTCCATTGTAGAGAGACTGGTTGCCTTGTTGCAACCAAATGGCTGTTTGGTCATCGTCGGCGTCTTGGGGGAATCGTTCTACAAAGTCGGAGACAAAAATTTCTATTGCCTCCCTTTGACTGAATCCGACGCGAAGGAGATTTGTACCCGTTGTAATTTGGATCTGTTACATTGGGAATCTATCAAACTCGAGATGGCCAATCCGACAACACAATCAGATTTCGAAGGAAACTTTACGATGGTcggaaaaaaagttaaaagacaATAG